In Salinirussus salinus, the following proteins share a genomic window:
- a CDS encoding ABC transporter permease produces MSRLARVRALAGITGAQLWHDRTRTVLAVLGVAMAVLASVLLVSVGAGVVETGQQKFDQSGRDLWVTGGPVQLRPGSVGGFQNSLVGAHDLADSIENHEAVSTAVPMTFQTVYASANTSEFRTVVAVGAPARGPSVTITEGRPFQYRDVHYGDGNYSGPMTYEAVLNERAADLLGVSVNDTVHVGGTLAAARQHEFRVVGISPTYSRFVGAPTATLHLSELQELVGTTASDRATFISVRLTDGASVTAVERDLATRYPEYTVRTNRDQLEATLQDQAVVLVSGASLVALAVLAGVLLLLNLQLSFVTRHRERFGAVKATGVSGTSLLVLVGCNAVCIGLLGGVVGVALAVPSLWGVNYVAEAVTGFQGLVTVSPAILLGGLGLAVAVSCLGGIVAGVYLARMRVLPALRSE; encoded by the coding sequence GTGAGCCGGCTGGCGCGGGTGCGGGCGCTGGCGGGTATCACCGGCGCACAGCTGTGGCACGACCGGACGCGGACGGTCCTCGCGGTCCTCGGGGTCGCGATGGCCGTGCTCGCCTCGGTCCTGCTGGTGAGTGTCGGGGCCGGCGTCGTCGAGACCGGCCAGCAGAAGTTCGACCAGTCCGGCCGGGACCTGTGGGTCACCGGCGGCCCCGTCCAGCTCCGCCCCGGCTCTGTCGGTGGCTTTCAGAACTCGCTGGTCGGGGCACACGACCTCGCGGATTCAATCGAGAACCACGAGGCCGTCTCGACGGCCGTACCGATGACCTTCCAGACGGTGTACGCGAGTGCCAACACCTCCGAATTCCGGACGGTCGTGGCCGTGGGCGCGCCCGCACGGGGCCCTTCGGTCACGATCACCGAGGGGCGGCCGTTCCAGTACCGCGACGTTCACTACGGCGACGGTAACTACTCGGGGCCAATGACCTACGAGGCCGTCCTCAACGAGCGGGCGGCCGACCTGCTCGGCGTGTCGGTCAACGACACCGTCCACGTCGGTGGCACGCTCGCAGCGGCCCGGCAACACGAGTTCCGCGTGGTGGGCATCTCACCCACCTACTCCCGGTTCGTCGGGGCGCCGACCGCCACGCTCCATCTCAGCGAACTCCAGGAGCTCGTCGGCACGACAGCGAGCGACCGCGCGACCTTCATTTCCGTCCGGCTCACGGACGGGGCGTCGGTGACGGCGGTCGAACGGGACCTCGCGACCCGGTATCCGGAGTACACGGTGCGGACGAACCGCGACCAGCTCGAGGCGACGCTGCAGGACCAGGCGGTCGTCCTCGTCAGCGGCGCCAGCCTGGTCGCGCTCGCTGTCCTCGCGGGCGTGCTGTTGCTTCTGAACCTCCAGCTCTCCTTCGTCACCCGCCACCGGGAGCGCTTCGGCGCGGTCAAAGCCACCGGCGTGTCCGGCACCTCACTGCTGGTCCTGGTCGGGTGCAACGCGGTCTGTATCGGGTTACTGGGCGGGGTGGTCGGGGTGGCGCTGGCCGTCCCGAGCCTCTGGGGCGTCAACTACGTCGCCGAGGCAGTGACGGGCTTTCAGGGGCTCGTCACCGTCTCCCCGGCCATCCTGCTCGGGGGGCTCGGCCTGGCCGTCGCCGTGAGCTGTCTCGGCGGGATCGTCGCCGGCGTCTACCTGGCGCGGATGCGCGTCCTCCCGGCGCTGCGCTCGGAGTGA
- a CDS encoding NAD(P)/FAD-dependent oxidoreductase, with protein sequence MTDAVVVGGGIVGSAVAYHLARDGHGTVLVDRRDPGRATDAGAGILSPPTSSRNASDEWFRLAAPAVQYYPHLVDELRETGVEETGYTQCGLLAVAMDDDAVGTFEEVERRLRERQATMGYPAGGTVTELAPEKAVERVPPLATPERALYYERGARVDGKQFEAALRAAGRTHGLDVRDGAVERLRTAGGTVTGVETTSGELAADTVVLAGGAWSPAFADQLGLDVPVDPVRGQIVHVETEADTGGWPVVTGFGHRYLVPWDGGRVAIGATDEEVGYRADTTVAGVHELLGTARALAPGLDDARVRDLRAGLRPVAADGLPLVGAVPGVDGAFLATGHGATGLQLGPYTGKLVADLLAGRDPEVDLDAYRPGRF encoded by the coding sequence ATGACCGACGCAGTCGTGGTCGGCGGTGGCATCGTCGGCTCGGCGGTCGCCTACCACCTGGCCCGCGACGGGCACGGGACGGTCCTCGTTGACCGCAGGGACCCGGGCCGGGCGACCGACGCTGGCGCGGGGATCCTCTCCCCGCCGACCAGCAGCCGCAACGCCTCCGACGAGTGGTTCCGGCTGGCCGCGCCGGCCGTCCAGTACTACCCCCACCTGGTCGACGAACTCCGCGAGACGGGGGTTGAGGAGACCGGGTACACCCAGTGTGGACTGTTGGCCGTCGCGATGGACGACGACGCGGTCGGCACCTTCGAGGAAGTCGAGCGGCGCCTGCGCGAGCGGCAGGCGACGATGGGCTACCCCGCCGGGGGGACGGTCACGGAACTCGCACCCGAGAAAGCAGTCGAGCGAGTGCCGCCGCTGGCGACGCCCGAGCGCGCGCTGTACTACGAGCGCGGCGCCCGCGTGGACGGCAAACAGTTCGAGGCGGCACTCCGGGCCGCGGGACGAACCCACGGGCTCGACGTCCGCGACGGCGCCGTCGAGCGCCTCCGGACCGCGGGTGGGACTGTGACCGGCGTCGAGACCACCAGTGGGGAACTGGCGGCCGACACCGTCGTCCTCGCCGGCGGCGCGTGGTCGCCGGCCTTCGCCGACCAGCTCGGCCTGGACGTGCCCGTCGATCCGGTCCGGGGACAGATCGTCCACGTGGAGACGGAGGCCGACACCGGCGGTTGGCCGGTCGTGACGGGCTTCGGCCACCGGTATCTCGTCCCCTGGGACGGCGGGCGGGTGGCCATCGGCGCGACCGACGAAGAGGTCGGCTACCGCGCCGACACGACGGTCGCGGGCGTCCACGAACTGCTCGGGACGGCTCGGGCGCTGGCGCCGGGGCTGGACGACGCCCGCGTTCGCGACCTCAGGGCCGGACTCCGGCCGGTCGCCGCCGACGGCCTCCCGCTCGTGGGGGCGGTCCCGGGCGTCGATGGGGCGTTTCTCGCGACGGGACACGGCGCGACCGGACTCCAGCTAGGGCCCTATACGGGGAAGCTGGTCGCGGACCTCCTCGCCGGCCGGGACCCGGAGGTCGACCTGGACGCGTACCGTCCCGGACGGTTCTGA
- a CDS encoding S9 family peptidase, with protein MTATTDANADAERLEEYVNSLAGTHGISGYTTTPDGTVVYAAYADGGYDLRTETEWLTDADGDVTSPEWLDGRETLLALRDVDGNEQFDLLEVDPETGEVTPFLDDEYMNVKARQHPTDPDRVAFVSNRDRSLDLYTLDLADGTVTRRSEAAEPVLGYAWSPDGDRLVYQAGTFEESALRVVSLELDRDDVFVDEPDSEQSIAFTDDGAGAWSEAGVVFTTNHRTGYRELAVAAGDGEYDLRYVNNRDKYDPQWTDDGGIAFLEARGGNRELRVLEDGDVTAVERTGMNMDVKTTDGEVYYKHWSPATAGDLRRKGERKGETVVDTGQVDIQTVAPEELTYESFDGQDVAARLYRPAGDPVGGLVKAHGGPEAQHYNRLDMVTQTLVHAGFEVLAPDFRGSLGYGRAFRKASDGDLGGDDLTDVVAGAEYLRGRGRERVGLLGGSYGGYMTLMGVGATDAFDAGASVCGVVNWATAVENARAYLGDVLMRKLGGTPEEKPDLYEERSPVTYTDDIDVPLLVVQGANDPRVPQSEAEQLVDSLAERDVDHEYLLFEDEGHGVVKTENRVEYITRTVEFFEDHL; from the coding sequence ATGACAGCGACAACCGACGCAAACGCGGACGCCGAACGTCTCGAAGAGTACGTGAACAGCCTCGCCGGCACGCACGGTATCTCGGGGTACACGACCACACCCGACGGGACGGTCGTGTACGCCGCGTACGCGGACGGCGGCTACGACCTGCGGACCGAAACGGAGTGGCTCACCGACGCCGACGGCGACGTCACGTCCCCGGAGTGGCTGGACGGGCGAGAGACACTGCTCGCCCTCCGGGACGTCGACGGAAACGAGCAGTTCGACCTGCTCGAGGTCGACCCCGAGACCGGCGAGGTCACTCCCTTCCTCGACGACGAGTACATGAACGTCAAGGCCCGACAGCACCCGACCGACCCGGACCGGGTCGCGTTCGTCTCCAACCGCGACCGGTCGCTGGACCTGTACACGCTGGACCTCGCGGACGGGACCGTCACGCGCCGTTCGGAGGCGGCGGAGCCGGTCCTGGGGTACGCGTGGTCGCCCGACGGCGACCGCCTCGTCTACCAGGCCGGCACCTTCGAGGAGTCGGCGCTGCGGGTCGTCAGCCTCGAGCTGGACCGGGACGACGTCTTCGTCGACGAGCCCGACTCAGAGCAGTCCATCGCCTTCACCGACGACGGCGCCGGCGCCTGGTCCGAGGCGGGCGTGGTCTTCACGACCAACCACCGGACCGGCTACCGCGAGCTCGCGGTCGCCGCCGGCGACGGCGAGTACGACCTCCGCTACGTCAACAACCGCGACAAGTACGACCCGCAGTGGACCGACGACGGGGGGATCGCCTTCCTCGAAGCCCGGGGAGGCAACCGCGAGCTGCGCGTCCTCGAGGACGGCGACGTGACGGCTGTCGAGCGGACCGGGATGAACATGGACGTGAAGACGACCGACGGCGAGGTCTACTACAAGCACTGGAGCCCGGCGACGGCTGGCGACCTCCGGCGGAAGGGAGAGCGAAAAGGAGAGACCGTGGTCGACACGGGACAGGTCGACATCCAGACGGTCGCGCCCGAGGAACTGACCTACGAATCCTTCGACGGCCAGGACGTCGCGGCCCGGCTCTACCGGCCGGCAGGGGATCCAGTCGGCGGGCTGGTCAAGGCCCACGGCGGTCCGGAAGCCCAGCACTACAACCGGCTGGACATGGTGACCCAGACGCTCGTCCACGCCGGCTTCGAGGTGCTGGCGCCGGACTTCCGGGGCAGTCTGGGCTACGGACGCGCGTTCCGGAAAGCCAGCGACGGCGACCTGGGCGGGGACGACCTCACGGACGTGGTCGCCGGCGCGGAGTACCTCCGCGGCCGGGGTCGCGAGCGGGTCGGGCTGCTGGGTGGCTCCTACGGCGGGTACATGACGCTGATGGGTGTCGGCGCGACCGACGCCTTCGACGCCGGCGCCAGCGTCTGTGGCGTCGTCAACTGGGCGACGGCCGTCGAGAACGCCCGGGCCTACCTGGGCGACGTGCTGATGCGCAAGCTCGGCGGCACGCCCGAGGAGAAACCCGACCTCTACGAGGAGCGGTCGCCGGTCACCTACACCGACGACATCGACGTGCCGCTTTTGGTCGTCCAGGGGGCGAACGACCCGCGCGTCCCACAGAGCGAGGCCGAACAGCTCGTCGACTCGCTGGCCGAGCGTGACGTCGACCACGAGTACCTGCTCTTCGAGGACGAGGGTCACGGCGTCGTCAAGACAGAGAACCGCGTCGAGTACATCACCCGCACCGTCGAGTTCTTCGAGGACCATCTCTGA
- a CDS encoding class I SAM-dependent methyltransferase: protein MTTPSTNHAERRSHSDDANGAHDDNDPAAHRPMTVGEIQNAYADYADRLGRFEWADRLVAGRYRRARFGDVSGRVLDVACGTGPNFRYLPETVDLVGVDISPEMLDNAADRLADLEVDGTLERMDAQDLAFDDDSFDAVISALSTCTFPDPVAALREMERVCKPSGTIRLVEHGKSDVGPVARFQEWREDAHYAKMGCRWTQEPHEVVAEAGLSVRDSSTGLLGMVTTFEIDPA, encoded by the coding sequence ATGACAACACCTTCCACCAACCACGCAGAACGGCGCTCACACAGTGACGACGCGAACGGCGCGCACGACGACAATGACCCTGCAGCGCACCGGCCGATGACGGTCGGGGAGATCCAGAACGCCTACGCCGACTACGCGGACCGCCTGGGCCGGTTCGAGTGGGCCGACCGGCTGGTCGCGGGCCGGTACCGCCGGGCCCGGTTCGGGGACGTCTCCGGCCGGGTGCTCGATGTCGCCTGCGGGACCGGGCCGAACTTCCGGTATCTCCCCGAGACGGTCGACCTCGTCGGGGTCGACATCAGCCCGGAGATGCTCGACAACGCCGCGGACCGCCTCGCGGACCTCGAGGTCGACGGCACGCTCGAGCGGATGGACGCTCAGGACCTGGCGTTCGACGACGACAGCTTCGACGCCGTGATTTCGGCGCTGTCGACCTGTACGTTCCCCGACCCTGTCGCCGCGCTCCGGGAGATGGAGCGCGTCTGCAAACCCTCGGGGACCATCCGGCTCGTCGAACACGGCAAGAGCGACGTCGGCCCGGTCGCGCGCTTCCAGGAGTGGCGCGAGGACGCCCACTACGCGAAGATGGGGTGTCGCTGGACTCAGGAGCCCCACGAGGTCGTCGCCGAGGCCGGTCTGTCGGTGCGGGACAGCTCCACCGGCCTGCTCGGGATGGTCACGACCTTCGAGATCGACCCCGCGTGA
- a CDS encoding ArsR/SmtB family transcription factor, translating to MDTERTAAEVFGLLSDETRLDILRTVAEAQNEDHRTGVAELSFSEVYDRVDVDGTSKLSYHLGELTGTFLRKHDEGYAFSHAGEQMVRFILAENYRQPPDIGPVEADGTCLRCGEPGLEAVLQDQYFVLRCPDCERPTFTYRVTPAQARSHAEADLVEAVTWELAGDLLKTRQGVCPDCAGRLDTDVIDLDDVPSGETVPTSFAAASECRECLRYLGLPLSHAAAYHPESVAFHWEHGIDIAGTGLWEFHDRLHDGRWTTDRVDTDPDEYRVELEQESATLRLYLDDEATVTRTERVRSRDQRGRRS from the coding sequence ATGGACACCGAGCGGACGGCGGCCGAGGTGTTCGGGCTGCTCTCCGACGAGACTCGCCTCGACATCCTCCGGACGGTGGCGGAGGCACAGAACGAGGACCACAGGACGGGCGTCGCCGAACTCTCCTTCTCGGAGGTCTACGACCGGGTCGATGTCGACGGGACCTCCAAGCTGTCCTACCATCTCGGCGAGCTGACGGGTACGTTCCTCCGCAAGCACGACGAAGGGTACGCCTTCAGCCACGCCGGCGAGCAGATGGTCCGGTTCATCCTGGCGGAGAACTACCGCCAGCCGCCCGACATCGGGCCGGTCGAGGCCGACGGGACCTGCCTGCGCTGTGGCGAGCCCGGCCTGGAGGCGGTCCTCCAGGACCAGTACTTCGTGCTCCGGTGCCCGGACTGTGAGCGGCCGACCTTCACGTACCGGGTCACGCCGGCGCAGGCGCGCAGCCACGCCGAGGCCGACCTGGTCGAGGCCGTGACCTGGGAGCTGGCCGGCGACCTGCTCAAGACGCGCCAGGGGGTCTGCCCGGACTGTGCCGGCCGGCTCGACACCGACGTGATCGACCTGGACGACGTGCCGAGCGGGGAGACGGTGCCGACGTCGTTCGCGGCTGCGAGTGAGTGTCGGGAGTGTCTGCGGTATCTCGGGCTGCCGCTGTCACACGCCGCCGCCTACCACCCGGAGTCGGTCGCCTTCCACTGGGAGCACGGTATCGACATCGCGGGCACCGGCCTGTGGGAGTTTCACGACCGCCTCCACGACGGCCGGTGGACTACCGACCGCGTCGACACCGACCCGGACGAGTACCGCGTCGAGCTCGAACAGGAATCCGCGACGCTGCGGCTCTACCTCGACGACGAGGCGACCGTCACCCGGACCGAGCGCGTCCGGAGCAGGGACCAGCGCGGTCGCCGGTCCTGA
- a CDS encoding AI-2E family transporter encodes MDAERGFQLVLLAIAVVLVFLLLRPFLSVILGAILLAYLLSAPYDWLAPRVGERIAAISLILATLSTLLVPVVLLTSFVFQGVNELQRAIGQGDTVTEVDGVRALLEEVFGIQIEEGMSAVELLRQGDVLELAQSAVGTFGGISEVFVHLTVLLFTWYYLMKDGDRLLSWMGNVAPMPEETQTRLVTRVNELMYFVVVGNFAVAVVDGLLVALGLLVLGFDNVIFWAFVSVFLALIPLVGSMLVWVPAATYLVILGNVTAGIGLFIYGFLVVGSVDNVLRPFLGAPEIGLDPGLFVIGVLAGLSLFGAVGIFYGPVLLVLAKAVTEIVGRDLQ; translated from the coding sequence ATGGACGCCGAGCGCGGATTCCAGCTCGTATTGCTTGCCATTGCCGTGGTGCTGGTGTTCCTGCTATTGCGTCCATTTCTGTCCGTCATACTGGGAGCGATTCTGTTAGCGTACTTGCTCTCAGCGCCCTACGATTGGCTGGCCCCTCGTGTCGGCGAACGGATCGCTGCTATATCGCTGATCCTTGCTACACTTTCAACACTTCTCGTTCCGGTTGTCCTGCTTACGTCCTTTGTTTTCCAGGGAGTCAATGAACTGCAACGGGCGATCGGTCAGGGAGATACGGTCACCGAAGTTGACGGAGTGCGGGCGCTATTGGAGGAGGTTTTCGGTATCCAAATTGAAGAGGGAATGTCGGCGGTGGAGCTTCTTCGTCAGGGCGACGTGCTCGAGCTGGCACAGAGCGCCGTCGGTACGTTCGGCGGCATCTCCGAGGTGTTCGTCCATCTGACGGTACTGCTGTTCACCTGGTATTACCTGATGAAAGACGGTGACAGGCTGCTCTCGTGGATGGGCAACGTGGCGCCGATGCCCGAGGAGACGCAGACACGCCTCGTAACCAGAGTGAACGAGCTGATGTATTTCGTCGTGGTCGGTAACTTCGCTGTCGCGGTGGTCGACGGGCTTCTGGTAGCGCTGGGGTTGTTGGTCTTGGGGTTCGACAATGTCATTTTCTGGGCGTTCGTTTCGGTCTTCCTTGCGCTGATCCCGCTCGTTGGGTCGATGTTGGTCTGGGTGCCCGCGGCGACCTACCTCGTCATCCTCGGCAACGTGACGGCCGGCATCGGTCTCTTCATCTACGGGTTTCTCGTCGTGGGGTCCGTTGATAACGTTCTCCGGCCGTTTCTCGGAGCGCCAGAGATCGGACTCGATCCGGGTCTCTTCGTCATCGGAGTCCTAGCCGGACTCTCGCTTTTCGGCGCCGTTGGTATCTTCTACGGCCCGGTCCTACTGGTGCTCGCAAAAGCCGTGACCGAGATAGTCGGTCGGGATCTCCAGTAA
- a CDS encoding amidohydrolase family protein, translated as MADLLIHDATVVTVNRENQILKSGSIRVTDGTILSVEPTEPADRDSTASHVIDASGKIVVPGLIDAHRHTDFTLVQGLFSDLDGGELLKEAFALYHTAEPTLGESFFDAAWQLACLRQLTHGVTTVNAMDFTPELGAEAIGESGLRGVIGPELADFVNPASASEQLADARRFIETYHDTYDGRVTASIAPGGEAGCSRELWEGVAELRADYPDLRLHTHLYDSAEADTMAAGSGFSDPLDLLDRYGLLDERTLLTHLLHANREDARRIADAGAHVLHCPTVYSYFQAGDRTWFPLPALREFGANVVIGLDDPFWFDCWDLIQEAKHARLLSNFAYGAQQWSSYDLLKMLTIEAARALGLDDQIGSLEPGKRADFVVIDADTPRHQPYSNLPSVLMNSVTAGDIETVVVNGEILMQERAVQSMDVRSVRTAATRERERLQTETGWETSLAGSTPPDKSILRRVSARPLLRAVQQYGRGVANQHLG; from the coding sequence ATGGCTGATCTCCTGATTCACGACGCGACTGTCGTCACGGTGAATCGAGAGAATCAGATACTGAAGAGCGGTTCTATTCGGGTGACGGACGGAACTATTTTGTCGGTCGAACCGACTGAACCCGCAGACCGAGACTCAACCGCGAGTCACGTGATCGATGCCAGTGGCAAGATCGTGGTCCCTGGCCTTATCGACGCCCACCGACACACCGATTTCACGCTCGTCCAGGGTTTGTTCAGCGATCTTGATGGCGGTGAACTGCTGAAAGAGGCCTTTGCGTTGTATCACACCGCCGAACCGACGCTGGGAGAATCATTCTTCGACGCGGCGTGGCAACTCGCCTGCCTGCGTCAGCTTACCCACGGCGTCACGACGGTCAACGCGATGGACTTCACGCCGGAACTCGGGGCGGAAGCCATCGGAGAGTCGGGCTTACGCGGCGTGATCGGCCCAGAACTTGCAGATTTCGTTAATCCCGCCTCCGCGTCCGAACAGCTCGCGGATGCCCGTCGATTCATCGAAACCTACCACGATACCTACGATGGGCGAGTTACCGCGAGTATCGCACCGGGCGGTGAAGCCGGCTGTTCGCGGGAACTATGGGAGGGTGTGGCTGAACTGCGAGCCGACTATCCCGACTTGCGCCTCCACACTCACCTATACGACTCGGCTGAGGCAGATACGATGGCCGCCGGAAGCGGCTTCAGCGACCCGCTCGACCTGCTTGACCGATACGGCCTCCTTGATGAACGAACGCTACTAACTCACCTACTGCATGCAAACAGGGAGGACGCGCGACGGATCGCGGACGCCGGCGCACACGTCCTGCACTGTCCAACGGTGTACAGTTATTTCCAGGCCGGGGATCGAACCTGGTTCCCGCTCCCTGCGCTCCGCGAATTCGGCGCGAACGTCGTCATCGGCCTGGACGACCCGTTCTGGTTCGATTGCTGGGACCTCATCCAAGAAGCCAAACACGCCCGTCTGTTGTCGAACTTCGCGTACGGTGCCCAGCAGTGGTCCTCGTATGACCTGCTCAAAATGCTTACCATCGAAGCCGCACGCGCACTCGGGCTCGACGACCAGATCGGGAGTCTCGAACCCGGGAAACGCGCTGACTTCGTCGTCATCGATGCCGATACTCCCCGCCACCAGCCATACAGCAACCTCCCGTCGGTGCTGATGAACTCGGTGACTGCAGGAGACATCGAGACGGTCGTTGTTAACGGTGAGATTCTGATGCAGGAGCGGGCGGTCCAATCGATGGATGTCAGGAGCGTTCGCACAGCCGCCACACGAGAGCGGGAACGACTTCAAACCGAAACCGGCTGGGAAACTTCACTCGCTGGCAGTACACCACCAGACAAATCGATACTCCGACGCGTGTCTGCACGACCGCTGTTACGTGCGGTGCAACAATATGGCCGCGGCGTTGCCAACCAACACCTTGGATGA
- a CDS encoding efflux RND transporter permease subunit, with protein sequence MNDPLRSVFDFVTEHNLVTLLLLLVLSGGVVAGASQLQLTSEADATGAAGDTEVAETLTYIQDNYGPGGGQNGTDTESAAVYVRAEDNALSKAALLDSLRFQQAVRENESVAAALGDREVVGVANLVAVRAAGDPGAGLEEQTAALEAASASEVERLVEQTLTEGSPALELLPEGYEPGTASAESHRMVFRFAETGDRSAATAVLYETADQRQSPEYFTAGEHASAEANAQYMGNTMGLVVPVALLLILLVLAFSYRDLVDILVGFTGVVLSVLWMFGILGWLGIPAGMSLIIGPVLIVGLSVDYGLHVFMRYREERSQDESIHDPMARGLTSLVAALGLVTLTAVVGFLSNTANELAVIRQLGVAISLGVVSTFVVSVTLVPALKVTVDGLLERVGLDRRKAPLGKTGWLEGVLRRGASLARRAAPVVVVLALVVGAAGAVAWADLDRQSVQQGDGGVAEWKQDLPGPLAWEVAEEANERAYVADHYRAADEDARSRSNVLVEGAVTDPAALEAVQAVHETASETAVVYQQSGSGATPVTSPLTVMAAVAEEDPAFAETLAAADTDDDGVPDRNLEGVYDALYAAAPDRASQVIDRAGTAGDGDAAGAEYRSLRVVVPVQPDATITVQADGMHSLAAAADGHDGVSATAAGSATLQEAGLSQTADSILMTLVLALGAVGVLLTLVYRLVAGSASLGAVTAVPVTLVTALVVGGMWLFEVPLTLLTALLLSLVIGVGIDYNIHVSDRFVHERERGRSVHDALVEATTGTGGALLGSTLTSAGAFSALLLHPHPQFQSFGTLVVLAMVTSFVVAVFVLPSMLALWARYGPASVDADAATDGVAIADD encoded by the coding sequence ATGAACGACCCGCTGCGGAGCGTCTTCGATTTCGTCACCGAGCACAACCTGGTGACGCTGCTCCTGTTGCTGGTCCTCTCCGGCGGCGTGGTCGCGGGCGCGAGCCAGCTACAGTTGACCAGCGAGGCCGACGCGACCGGGGCCGCCGGCGACACCGAGGTCGCCGAGACGCTGACGTACATCCAGGACAACTACGGGCCCGGCGGCGGGCAGAACGGCACCGACACGGAGTCGGCGGCCGTCTACGTTCGCGCCGAGGACAACGCCCTCTCGAAGGCAGCACTGCTCGACTCGCTGCGCTTCCAGCAGGCGGTCCGGGAGAACGAATCGGTCGCGGCTGCGCTGGGCGACCGCGAAGTCGTCGGCGTCGCGAACCTGGTCGCCGTCCGCGCTGCGGGCGACCCAGGTGCGGGACTCGAGGAACAGACCGCCGCGCTGGAGGCCGCGAGCGCGTCCGAGGTCGAGCGCCTCGTCGAGCAAACGCTGACGGAGGGGTCGCCGGCGCTGGAGTTACTCCCCGAGGGCTACGAACCCGGGACGGCGAGCGCCGAGAGCCACCGGATGGTGTTCCGCTTCGCCGAGACCGGTGACCGGTCGGCGGCGACTGCCGTCCTCTACGAAACCGCGGACCAGCGCCAGAGCCCCGAGTACTTCACCGCCGGCGAACACGCGAGTGCTGAAGCTAACGCCCAGTACATGGGGAACACGATGGGTCTCGTCGTGCCGGTCGCCCTGTTGCTCATCCTCCTGGTGCTGGCCTTCTCCTACCGGGACCTGGTCGACATCCTGGTCGGCTTCACCGGGGTCGTCCTCTCCGTGCTGTGGATGTTCGGGATCCTCGGCTGGCTGGGGATCCCGGCCGGCATGTCGCTGATAATCGGCCCGGTCCTCATCGTCGGGCTGAGCGTCGACTACGGCCTGCACGTGTTCATGCGCTACCGCGAAGAGCGCAGTCAGGACGAGAGTATCCACGACCCGATGGCTCGCGGGCTCACCTCGCTCGTTGCCGCGCTGGGGCTGGTGACGCTGACGGCGGTGGTCGGATTTCTCTCTAACACCGCGAACGAACTCGCGGTCATCAGACAGCTCGGCGTAGCCATCTCGCTGGGTGTGGTCTCCACGTTCGTCGTCTCGGTGACGCTGGTGCCCGCACTCAAAGTCACGGTCGACGGCCTCCTCGAACGGGTCGGTCTCGACCGCCGCAAGGCCCCGCTGGGCAAGACCGGGTGGCTCGAGGGAGTGCTGCGCCGCGGGGCCAGCCTCGCGAGGCGCGCTGCGCCGGTCGTGGTCGTCCTCGCGCTGGTCGTCGGAGCGGCCGGGGCGGTCGCCTGGGCCGACCTCGACAGGCAGTCCGTCCAGCAGGGCGACGGCGGCGTCGCGGAGTGGAAGCAGGACCTGCCCGGGCCGCTGGCCTGGGAGGTCGCCGAGGAGGCGAACGAACGGGCCTACGTCGCCGACCACTACCGGGCGGCCGACGAGGACGCCCGGAGCCGGTCGAACGTACTCGTCGAGGGGGCAGTGACCGACCCGGCCGCGCTGGAGGCAGTCCAGGCCGTTCACGAGACTGCCAGCGAAACCGCGGTCGTCTACCAGCAGAGCGGCAGCGGCGCTACCCCCGTGACCTCGCCGCTGACCGTGATGGCGGCGGTCGCCGAGGAGGACCCCGCGTTCGCGGAGACGCTCGCCGCCGCGGACACCGACGACGACGGCGTCCCCGACCGGAACCTCGAGGGCGTCTACGACGCGCTGTACGCGGCCGCCCCCGATCGGGCCAGCCAGGTCATCGACCGGGCCGGGACTGCCGGCGACGGGGACGCGGCCGGCGCCGAATACCGCTCGCTGCGGGTGGTCGTCCCGGTCCAGCCGGACGCGACCATCACCGTCCAGGCCGACGGCATGCACAGCCTGGCGGCCGCTGCGGACGGACACGACGGCGTCTCGGCGACCGCCGCCGGCAGCGCCACCCTCCAGGAGGCCGGCCTCTCACAGACCGCCGACAGCATCCTGATGACGCTGGTCCTGGCGCTGGGGGCTGTCGGCGTTCTCCTCACGCTCGTCTACCGCCTCGTCGCCGGCAGCGCCTCGCTGGGCGCGGTGACGGCCGTGCCGGTCACGTTGGTGACGGCGCTGGTCGTCGGGGGCATGTGGCTGTTCGAGGTCCCGCTGACGCTTCTGACGGCCCTCCTGTTGAGTCTCGTCATCGGCGTGGGCATCGACTACAACATCCACGTCAGCGACCGGTTCGTCCACGAGCGCGAGCGCGGGCGGTCGGTCCACGACGCCCTGGTCGAAGCGACCACCGGCACCGGCGGGGCGCTGCTCGGGAGCACGCTCACCTCTGCGGGCGCGTTCAGCGCGCTGTTGCTCCACCCCCACCCGCAGTTCCAGAGCTTCGGGACGCTGGTCGTGCTCGCCATGGTCACGTCCTTCGTCGTGGCGGTGTTCGTCCTCCCGAGCATGCTCGCCCTCTGGGCCCGCTACGGTCCGGCGTCAGTCGACGCCGACGCTGCGACCGACGGCGTCGCCATCGCCGACGACTGA